CTGGACCCGCGAGGCGACCCGCCTGCGTCCTCGCCGGCGCACGGCGCACAAGGGTGATTTCGGGCATGTGCTGGTCGTCGGTGGTGATCATGGCTTCGGCGGCGCGGCGCACCTGGCGGGCGAGGCGGCAGCACGAGTCGGCGCCGGGCTGGTCAGCCTGGCCACGCGCAAGCGCCATGTCGCGGCCGTTCTCGCCGCCCGCCCCGAGTTGATGGCGCACGCCGTCAACGGTCGCAAGGGCCTGCGAAGCCTGTTGTCGCGGGCCTCCGTGCTGGTGCTGGGGCCGGGGCTGGGGCGCCGCGGCTGGGGCGATGAGCTGTATCACGTCGGTATCGACTGGCCAGGACCACAGGTGATCGACGCCGACGCGCTCAACCGCCTGGCCGAGAAACCGGTCGCCCCGCGCGACGATCGGGTGCTCACGCCGCATCCAGGCGAGGCCGCCAGGCTGCTGGGGGTGGAAGCCGCCGAGGTGCAGGCGGACCGCTTCGCGGCCGTCGAGGCGCTGCAACGGCGTTATGGCGGCACCGTGGTACTCAAGGGGGCAGGCACGCTGGTGCTTGGGCCGGGGCAGCGCCCGTTGGCGGTGTGCAGTGACGGCAATCCCGGGATGGCCAGCGGTGGCATGGGCGATGTGCTGGCGGGGGTGATCGGCGGCCTGATCGCGCAGGGGTGGATGCCGGAAGAGGCGGCCGAGCTCGGCGTCTGCCTGCATGCCGCAGCGGCTGACCGGGCCGTGGCCCGCGAGGGGGAGTGCGGCCTGCTCGCCAGCGATCTGAT
The sequence above is a segment of the endosymbiont of unidentified scaly snail isolate Monju genome. Coding sequences within it:
- a CDS encoding NAD(P)H-hydrate dehydratase translates to MPKTETLPAALYTADQVRALERQAIERFGIPGAELMQRAGEAAFALARERWPEARCWCVLCGTGNNGGDGFVIARLAAEAGLEVRVIQLGERERIAGDARLHADHWAALERPWMEFDGALPRDCDLLIDALLGTGLDRELGGAWRAAVEAINAHSAPVLAVDIPTGLDADRGVVLGVAVRAAATISFIGLKRGLFTGEAPDCCGEVFFDALEVPAAIYASQILSARRIDWTREATRLRPRRRTAHKGDFGHVLVVGGDHGFGGAAHLAGEAAARVGAGLVSLATRKRHVAAVLAARPELMAHAVNGRKGLRSLLSRASVLVLGPGLGRRGWGDELYHVGIDWPGPQVIDADALNRLAEKPVAPRDDRVLTPHPGEAARLLGVEAAEVQADRFAAVEALQRRYGGTVVLKGAGTLVLGPGQRPLAVCSDGNPGMASGGMGDVLAGVIGGLIAQGWMPEEAAELGVCLHAAAADRAVAREGECGLLASDLMPHLRRLVNPA